The Tubulanus polymorphus chromosome 3, tnTubPoly1.2, whole genome shotgun sequence nucleotide sequence tttaatcaACTATATGtattaataaaagaaaagtGTGTTAAAAAGTGATAAATAAAGAGGCATTTCACAAATTAATGGCCTAAGGATAACGCCAACTCGTGATCATTATTGTAATCATTATTTCATCTTAGCCGAAGATATCTTGTAGACTATCAGAACATCTGAAAATCATATcgcgttttgaaaaaaaaactgtatgGGTACCTCGTGCGGTGGATACGGGAGGAGTTGATGAGAAACACTGTAACCAGACCGATGTCGTCTCCTCTCATTCAATTTACAGCATCATCGCTTTCCGTCTCagtaaattgaaagatggcaatTTCCTCGTCATCTCGTTGGATCTCGTTTAGTCTCGTTTGAATCTCGTCGCAGTCAGATTACTATCGATGAGAGAGAAGAGTTTCTTTTAGGTTGTAAAAACAACGTCAGAATTTCGGGAGAAAACTCCACGGAATAATTcatcatatatttatttatatgtatCTAGATGGATATTGCCTATTAGTTTTACCGATGAATTAAAGCGTCCTCGAATTTCTGGGTGCTTGGCACACAGCCTTTATTGACTTTCCAAGCATCCAGCcttgtatgtatataaattgtttgtaattatatatcatttatacCGCATATATACATGgcgaaataaatattatacTTCCATTGAACTATCACGACTAGACAGTAATTCTTTGAAATGGGCATCTGTTTTatggatattttttttctagctTGAAATTTTCCCTTCGCCTATATAACTCCCGGGGCCTTGAATATTTCACACCAACCGCAGTCGGGCGGTATTTAAGTCAATGGGAGATTGATGGTTTTTTATACGCGGCGGAATCATGTGGTAAATAAATCGAGGTTACACACTGAGAATTACCGTGTAATCGGGTCTATTTATTACCGCGTGTATCATGAAGAAAATACTTCTATCAACGATTTTCATTCCGTGTGAATATCATACTATATCTCACGTGTGACGTCATCATAGTCTGTTTGCTAACCAGTGCAAGATACAAACAACACAACAGTTAAAAAGAATTTCCCCAAACACGAATTGCATTCGAAGTTTGTCAAATGCGAcaattttttatttgataatgtGTCTAAGTTGTGTGTGTGCTGCATCTATTGAGGCTTCGTGTCACAAGACAGCAGTGGTCATACGCAAACATATAATTACATTCCAGTTCTCACATcttaaattggttaatatgaAATCTCACGCTAAGAAACAAGTCCAAAATGTTTTCTCggagtagtttattcgacaattCGGCATTATCCTATCCATTATTCCCGAAGATgattattaggatatagtcgaaacgttgaatagaCTACTAGAGCTCAAGAAAACCTTTTCAgaccctttttcattcttagtgTGGTGTTATAAACTCAGAGGCCTATTCACAATAGAAACTCGGAGCGTTCCATCAATGGTTGGTCGTACACAAATACAATCATGCAGTTCCCAATATCCTTAATTGGTTATTTTCATAACGTTatgaatagaaatataatCTTCGCTTCGAGGTGAAAACCTGAACTCTTTTCGATGAGTATCGAGAGCGAACTGACTCCGGGTGAAACCTCAGGAAATCAACCGATAAAGAGTTCTTCAGCCCTTCCGGTCACGTGCACAGGAAGCCACAGATATTTCCGTTAATGTTGCTATTTTTGTAATTATTTATCTCGCCTGCAATTTGAGCTATGATTAATCTACGTGGTATGCGGGGGTGATCGCTGTCGAAAAAAGCGGCCATTCTTTGATTCTGTGATGAACATCATTTTTCTACGTTgatgaatacatgtatatattagaTTGCCCTGCAATGAAACCCAATAGTAAATTGGGCCCAGTTGTACAGTTGCCCCCTAAGCTTTTGCAGAGCAGCGAAATTTTTCCAAGCACTATGTCACATCCAATGAATTGATCTCCATATTGCCAAGTTCAGCCAATCCACTGGCCTTCACTACAGTTCACTTGCGAGCCAAAATCAGCCTGCTAACCTAAGCGAACTAAGTCCTCCTCACAACCCCCCCCCCTTCCCCCTAACAACCGACGAAGCTGTTGGCACCCATGGGAAGGCACCGTTGAGTGAATTGTGTTTGAAATTGTGTGCATTTAGAAAAAGCTATATGCACTGTGGTAATAAATAACACAACTGGATTTACCCTACCAGACACTGACGAAATCTTGGAAGCTTTTACCATAAATATGGTTTCGATGTCAATCTGTGAGCGACCAGACTAATTCGATGTCGACTGAGATGATGATATTCTGATGAGGCGATACAGATAGAACATCATCTGCTTCGGTATAAAATCTCGTAACGATATCAACAAAATTGCCACTTCAGCCATTTCATTCATTAGCAGGTTACAGCCTTCACACGTCTGTGTCCAGCGTCTTCAAAGTAGTGTTAGTCCAATCCCTCCCCCGGACATAACAAAGTGTCGAAGTTGAATTTCATTAAATCAGTAAATTTCCGATATTTGTATATAAGTACTTGATTaaaatttcatctgaaaaatgtgGTATACCACATGTCTCAGTAACCAGAAATATTTACGATTGCAGATTGGTAAATAAcatttaattcatatattGTACTATTTAGAACTTGATAAAAGCGCTGTTGACTGTACTTTCCGCCAGGGGTAGAAATTACTTACACTGCTTTCTCAAAAACATCGATCATAATCACGACAGATCAGCTAGCCGCTTTTGAACCAACTTTTATAGCTTTTCTTATCATATTGCTCATAAATATTCATAGATTCTATAGTTTTTACCGGGGATGAAGATGTGCAGAAACTCTTCGTTTCTACCGCTTCAAATGAATatgtgaataaatatttaccgTTTTTATCGGAAGCAGCGAACGCATCTCCGACATTTTCCGACGCTCCGGTTTCTGCGATCAGCTCTTTCAACGTGATGAATCCATCTCCGTTTTTATCGTAATCGCGGAATTCAGTAGGCATCGAAATCGGTTGAAATTCGTCTTCTTCCTCGAGATCGGTTTCAGCCGTCGTATCGTCCAGTATAGGTATGTCCAGTATCGGGAGTGTCGATTCATCGTCGTAGGTAAAACGCTTTTTTAACTCGTCGTAACTTTCCAACTTTTCACCGTCACGGGCTACGACATTAGATTTACGAGATTCGTCTTTCGATGTGTCCTCGATTTTCCTGGGAAGTTTCGTGGGATTTACTTTCACTTTGGTTTCCTGATCGTCGAAACGAGAGATTTTGTTGCGCCCGTTCTTATTACCAGGGGGCGTTGCTTCCAAAACCTTTTTAGGCACTTCATACTGCAGGACGGCGCGATGGCCTTCAAGTATTTTCATTCTCTGTAAACGTCTATTGGCGCTTTTCGGTCGAGGCGGCGGACTCGTCTCAGATTCTGTAACTATCGGCGAGTTTTTACGGACGCGATCCGCCGAATCTTCGTAAGTttccatttgaaaatgtttgtttttcataTGCCGCAAGTGCAAATCGTGAAGTTTTCGTTTCAGGTGAGGTTTTTTGTCGTGTCCGTGGTGCCGTAATTTACCGCAGTTCGACATCTCGAGTAAACACACCAACACGACGATCACCGTCAAAATAAACCGTCGATACTTATCCATCGTATCAAAAATtcagtctttatgaatttttgatcgtATTCAAAACTCACTAAATGTAACCAGAGATTGTCTCTTTTggtacaaaaataaatccggAATAAAATCCACAATTCTTCGAACTCAGTCTTTTAGCGATATCCCATCCTATAACGTCAACATCAGCGGCAACAATGTAAGACGTAACGTAAGCGATCGTCGTTTCGACGCAACGACGTCGATTTGTCGGCAGTTCGGTGGCGGAAGCGGCTTGTTGCGCGATAGCGTGCGGATACcctgctctctctctctgtctcgaGCTATAGCGCCGCGTAAATTGAGCTCATATATAAAATATCCCGCCGTCAGTAATAACCGGTTATAATCCACTCGCCCGTACACACACACGCGTAAAGCCGAGTCGTTCTttgatgaaagaaaaaaaaagaaaaaaacttcCCCCTTTTAACTTCCTAAGCGCGCAAACAAACGAACTCAAAGGACAGATGAAATGTTGGAGATTATTTGACGATACAGGCGGTTTGGTCAGTCGTTCTACTGATCGTCTGATCTCAGCGAGAACGCGCTCTATCGCTGCTGCGCATACACGTTGTTGTTATTTCTTTTCGAGTGGCGGTGCGTACTTGACAGCGCGAAAACCTCTCGAATACAACAAAGATTAATATGTCGGGCAATTTTTACCAAATACTTGAGGGCTAAAACATGTTTACGCCGCACAATAGAAACCGCCGGCGCCTTGGCGTTTTATGTAATTGGCTTTCGACACCGATTTATTgttgataatgaaattattttcagctATAGGAATGTGTATTTTGAATATCGGTGGTGGATTGTAAGTGCCCTGTATTCGTGCTCATAAAGTTGATGGTTTTATTTTAGGGGTGCTAAAATAGTGACCCGGTCATCTTTACATGCATGTACATTGAGACTCGTTGTAATCGTGACGTGATTTACCCAAAATGACGACAAACGCCAAGGCACAGAATGATgaaccttgtttctcatttttgcTGAGCTTAGAACTTGACACAGCCGATCggccttttgaaaaaaaaaatcatgattaagctgaccataacagacccggcagctgtagaaatgaactgattgcaaatttcattgcagttgacaaaagtgacccggccgatttggagaaacaaggtatcattttgttTTAGCTTCGCACCTCTCCACTACGACCCCCGCATTCTTACTGTTTATAAGCTTTCTGACAAATTCTCAGCTCAGCGGTGACGTGATGATACGAATTGATCATTGTAATAAAAATTCAGGTGTCTTGTTCATGGAACTGGCGACGCAAACTCGTGCTAGAAAATCgtattgaaatgatttatgcTTCTATTGAGCTGGTAATTCCTAGCGGCTACACATTCGTTGCCATCTTGATGATAATTTTGCAATTTATCAGCGAGGATTTTCTCGGAAATGTCTGACGACTGATACCTACAGATTATGGCCGTTCATTTGTGATATAATAACTCATGCGTCGTGTGAGGATTAGTATAGTAATAGCCTCCGCGGATGGTGCGCGGCCATCTTAAGACTAACCAGTAACTTTTCTATATATGtgattatgaatttgaatCGAATGAAAATTTAGGACTTCGAATCTGTTTGTGATTCTTCTTTTCGACGCCAAATCGCCTCAACTGGAGAGCGAGCGGTGTGGGCGAGTGGTTAGGGCGTCCGTACATTGCCGTAGtgttaat carries:
- the LOC141902040 gene encoding uncharacterized protein LOC141902040; the protein is MDKYRRFILTVIVVLVCLLEMSNCGKLRHHGHDKKPHLKRKLHDLHLRHMKNKHFQMETYEDSADRVRKNSPIVTESETSPPPRPKSANRRLQRMKILEGHRAVLQYEVPKKVLEATPPGNKNGRNKISRFDDQETKVKVNPTKLPRKIEDTSKDESRKSNVVARDGEKLESYDELKKRFTYDDESTLPILDIPILDDTTAETDLEEEDEFQPISMPTEFRDYDKNGDGFITLKELIAETGASENVGDAFAASDKNGDAKLDETEFHNAPWRLADQETADAVLENDDADDETENESEDDDDDDLVLVPADDDDSDEEEEGGEGEKLTSTSTTDSSTNSEDETDDDEVDMLNARNDWLDGNDEDDDDEFDDLDLEGSLQDWSSNLNGVD